One genomic region from Paroceanicella profunda encodes:
- the gltA gene encoding citrate synthase, with amino-acid sequence MTESAKTAKLTIGDKSVDLSIMSPTLGPDVIDIRKLYADMDVFTYDPGFTSTGSCESAITFIDGDKGELLYRGYPIDQLAEKSHYLEVCYLLLYGELPTAAQMEDFESRVTHHTMLHEQMKNFYSGFRRDAHPMAVVCGVVGAMSAFYHDSTDISDPWQREVATIRLIAKLPTIVAWAFKYSVGQPMVYPRNDLDYASNFLHMCFAVPAEPYEVNPILARAMDRIFTLHADHEQNASTSTVRLAGSSGANPFACIAAGVACLWGPAHGGANQACLEMLREIGSVDRIPEYVNRAKDKNDPFRLMGFGHRVYKNFDPRAKVMQQTAKEVLDLLGVADNPLLQVAQELERIALEDPYFKEKKLYPNVDFYSGIILEAMGFPTELFTPIFALARTVGWISQWKEMLEEPVQKIGRPRQLYTGATYRDYTDVEKR; translated from the coding sequence ATGACAGAGTCCGCAAAGACCGCGAAGCTCACGATCGGGGACAAATCCGTGGATTTGTCGATCATGAGCCCGACGCTCGGGCCCGATGTGATCGACATCCGCAAGCTCTATGCCGACATGGACGTGTTCACCTACGATCCGGGCTTCACGTCGACCGGCTCCTGCGAATCCGCGATCACCTTCATCGATGGCGACAAGGGCGAGCTGCTCTACCGTGGTTATCCGATCGATCAGCTGGCTGAAAAATCCCACTACCTCGAAGTCTGCTACCTGCTGCTCTACGGGGAACTCCCCACCGCCGCGCAGATGGAAGATTTCGAAAGCCGTGTGACCCATCACACGATGCTCCACGAGCAGATGAAGAACTTCTACTCCGGCTTCCGGCGCGATGCCCACCCGATGGCGGTGGTCTGCGGCGTGGTCGGCGCGATGTCGGCCTTCTACCATGACAGCACCGATATCTCCGACCCCTGGCAGCGCGAAGTGGCGACCATCCGCCTGATCGCCAAGCTGCCGACGATCGTGGCCTGGGCGTTCAAGTATTCCGTCGGCCAGCCGATGGTCTACCCGCGCAACGACCTCGACTACGCGTCGAACTTCCTGCACATGTGCTTCGCCGTGCCGGCAGAGCCCTATGAGGTGAACCCGATCCTGGCCCGCGCCATGGACCGCATCTTCACCCTGCATGCCGACCATGAGCAGAACGCCTCCACCTCCACCGTCCGCCTCGCCGGCTCCTCGGGCGCGAACCCGTTCGCCTGCATCGCGGCCGGCGTGGCCTGCCTCTGGGGCCCGGCCCACGGCGGTGCGAACCAGGCCTGCCTGGAGATGCTGCGCGAGATCGGCTCGGTCGACCGCATCCCCGAGTACGTGAACCGCGCGAAGGACAAGAACGATCCCTTCCGCCTCATGGGCTTCGGCCACCGCGTGTACAAGAACTTCGATCCGCGCGCGAAGGTGATGCAGCAGACCGCCAAGGAAGTGCTGGACCTGCTCGGCGTCGCCGACAACCCGCTGCTCCAGGTGGCGCAGGAACTCGAGCGCATCGCGCTGGAGGACCCGTACTTCAAGGAGAAGAAGCTCTACCCGAACGTGGACTTCTACTCGGGCATCATCCTGGAGGCCATGGGCTTCCCGACCGAGCTGTTCACCCCGATCTTCGCTCTGGCGCGGACCGTGGGCTGGATCTCGCAGTGGAAGGAGATGCTGGAGGAGCCGGTGCAGAAGATCGGCCGCCCGCGGCAGCTCTACACCGGTGCCACCTACCGCGACTACACGGATGTCGAGAAGCGCTGA
- the gltX gene encoding glutamate--tRNA ligase, translating to MNAQTGQVVTRFAPSPTGFLHIGGARTALFNWLYARHCGGTFLLRIEDTDRARSTPEATAAILEGLRWLGLDWDGEAVSQFARGARHRAVAEDMVARGTAYRCWSTREEIEAFREAAKAEGRPPLFRSPWRDADPATAPEGAPFVIRLRAPLEGETTVQDEVQGAVTWKNETLDDLILLRSDGVPTYMHAVVVDDHDMGVTHVIRGDDHLTNSARQSLIYRAAGWDVPVFAHIPLIHGPDGAKLSKRHGALGVDAYRDMGYLPEAMRNYLARLGWSHGDDEFFTTEQAVEWFDLPQIGKSASRFDFKKLENLSGQHIRAAEDRHLLDHMLALFEVQGRELPDSTRQAQLLEAMPGLKERAKTLLELIDMADYILGSRPFVPDEKAAKHITPESRGILSRLTQRLQNASWSRDDLETECNAFSEAEDIKLGKIAQPLRVALTGRTVSPSVFDVMVTLGREESLARLADATAE from the coding sequence ATGAACGCACAGACCGGACAGGTCGTTACCCGCTTCGCGCCGTCCCCGACGGGGTTCCTCCACATCGGCGGAGCGCGCACGGCGCTGTTCAACTGGCTCTACGCGCGCCACTGCGGCGGCACCTTCCTGTTGCGCATCGAGGACACCGACCGCGCCCGCTCCACCCCCGAGGCCACGGCCGCGATTCTCGAAGGCCTGCGCTGGCTGGGGCTGGACTGGGACGGCGAGGCCGTGAGCCAGTTCGCACGCGGCGCGCGCCATCGCGCGGTGGCCGAGGACATGGTCGCGCGCGGCACCGCCTATCGCTGCTGGTCGACCCGAGAGGAGATCGAGGCTTTCCGCGAGGCGGCCAAGGCCGAGGGCCGTCCGCCGCTGTTCCGCTCGCCCTGGCGCGACGCGGACCCGGCCACCGCCCCGGAGGGCGCGCCCTTCGTCATCCGCCTGCGTGCGCCGCTGGAGGGCGAGACCACCGTGCAGGACGAGGTGCAGGGCGCCGTCACCTGGAAGAACGAGACGCTGGACGACCTCATCCTGCTGCGTTCGGACGGTGTGCCGACCTACATGCACGCGGTGGTGGTGGACGACCACGACATGGGCGTGACCCATGTGATCCGCGGGGACGATCACCTGACCAATTCCGCCCGCCAGTCGCTGATCTACCGCGCCGCGGGCTGGGACGTGCCGGTCTTCGCGCATATTCCGCTGATTCACGGGCCCGACGGCGCCAAGCTCTCCAAGCGGCACGGGGCGCTCGGGGTCGATGCCTATCGCGACATGGGCTACCTGCCCGAGGCGATGCGCAACTACCTCGCGCGGCTGGGCTGGAGCCATGGCGACGACGAGTTCTTCACCACCGAACAGGCGGTGGAGTGGTTCGACCTGCCGCAGATCGGCAAGTCCGCCTCCCGCTTCGACTTCAAGAAACTGGAGAATCTCTCCGGTCAGCACATCCGCGCGGCGGAGGACCGGCACCTGCTGGACCACATGCTGGCACTCTTTGAAGTGCAGGGCCGGGAGCTGCCGGATTCCACCCGTCAGGCCCAGCTTCTGGAGGCAATGCCGGGGCTCAAGGAGCGTGCCAAAACCCTCCTTGAACTCATTGACATGGCTGACTATATTCTCGGAAGTCGCCCTTTCGTTCCCGACGAGAAGGCGGCGAAGCATATTACGCCGGAATCCCGTGGTATACTGTCTAGATTGACGCAGCGATTGCAAAATGCTAGCTGGAGCCGCGACGATCTCGAGACAGAATGCAATGCTTTCTCGGAGGCCGAGGACATCAAGCTCGGCAAGATTGCCCAACCGCTTCGCGTGGCGCTGACCGGGCGCACCGTGTCCCCTTCCGTGTTTGACGTTATGGTAACACTGGGGCGCGAGGAAAGTCTGGCCCGGCTGGCTGACGCCACCGCGGAATGA
- the lpxA gene encoding acyl-ACP--UDP-N-acetylglucosamine O-acyltransferase has protein sequence MSIHSEARIHPSSVIEDGATIGAGCVIGPFCTVGPDVRLAERVELISHVAVAGHTEVGNDTRIWPFASIGHQPQDLKYRGEATRLVIGARNMIREHVTMNPGTEGGGGVTRVGDGGLFMVAVHIGHDCIVGDGVVLANNATLGGHVQMGDNVVMGGLSAVHQWCRVGRGAMIGGVSGVVNDVIPHGLVTGDRARLHGLNLVGLKRRGVPRDELNALRAAYKALFVDGEGPLADRARAVSDAWPEHALVAEIAGFILADSSRSFCTP, from the coding sequence GTGAGCATTCACTCGGAGGCACGCATTCATCCCAGCTCCGTCATCGAGGACGGAGCGACCATCGGCGCCGGCTGCGTGATCGGCCCGTTCTGCACCGTGGGCCCGGACGTGCGCCTCGCGGAGCGGGTGGAACTCATCTCCCATGTCGCGGTGGCCGGCCACACCGAGGTGGGCAACGACACCCGGATCTGGCCCTTCGCCTCCATCGGCCACCAGCCGCAGGACCTGAAGTACCGTGGCGAGGCCACGCGCCTGGTGATCGGCGCCCGCAACATGATCCGCGAGCATGTGACCATGAACCCCGGCACCGAAGGCGGCGGCGGGGTGACCCGGGTCGGCGACGGCGGCCTGTTCATGGTGGCGGTGCACATCGGGCATGACTGCATCGTCGGCGACGGCGTGGTTCTGGCCAACAACGCCACGCTGGGCGGCCATGTGCAGATGGGCGACAACGTGGTGATGGGCGGGCTTTCGGCCGTGCACCAGTGGTGCCGCGTGGGCCGCGGGGCGATGATCGGCGGCGTGAGCGGCGTGGTGAATGACGTGATCCCGCACGGGCTGGTGACCGGGGACCGCGCGCGCCTGCACGGGCTGAACCTCGTCGGGCTGAAGCGCCGCGGTGTGCCGCGCGACGAGCTGAACGCCCTGCGCGCCGCCTACAAGGCCCTGTTCGTGGACGGGGAAGGCCCGCTGGCGGACCGGGCGCGCGCCGTCTCCGACGCCTGGCCCGAACACGCGCTGGTGGCCGAGATCGCCGGCTTCATCCTGGCGGACAGCTCGCGCTCCTTCTGCACGCCATGA
- a CDS encoding LpxI family protein, whose product MRLGIIAGTGALPRLIAEEERRLGRPPLVVTFEGTEIDWLSGFDHVHLPFEKAGRLFRALRGAGCETLTFAGAMQRPRLNPIRFDFAAVRIAAKVFQLLKSGDDAMLRGFAAVLEAEGFRVAAPHSFLQGLLAEEGVLTRQQPSEADRADAARAALLARHLGAADVGQGAVVAQGLCLGLETLQGTDAMLDFVARTAPGLRPDPEGGRGVLLKAPKPGQDWRVDLPAIGAHTLKGAHAAGLAGVVVEAGGVLLLGRDELIAEADRLGLFLWGRPVTVTDQAS is encoded by the coding sequence ATGAGGCTGGGCATCATTGCCGGAACCGGTGCGCTGCCGCGGCTCATCGCGGAGGAGGAGCGCCGTCTCGGCAGGCCACCGCTGGTGGTGACCTTCGAGGGCACCGAGATCGACTGGCTTTCGGGCTTTGATCACGTCCACCTGCCGTTCGAGAAGGCCGGCCGGCTGTTCCGCGCCCTGCGCGGTGCCGGCTGCGAGACCCTCACCTTCGCCGGCGCGATGCAGCGCCCGCGCCTCAACCCCATCCGGTTCGACTTTGCCGCGGTGCGCATCGCGGCGAAGGTGTTCCAGTTGCTGAAATCCGGCGATGACGCGATGTTGCGGGGCTTTGCCGCGGTGCTGGAGGCAGAGGGCTTCCGCGTGGCAGCGCCGCACAGCTTCCTGCAGGGGCTGCTGGCGGAGGAGGGCGTGCTCACCCGTCAGCAGCCTTCCGAGGCGGACCGGGCCGACGCCGCACGCGCCGCGCTTCTGGCGCGCCATCTCGGCGCGGCGGATGTCGGGCAAGGCGCGGTGGTGGCCCAGGGCCTGTGCCTCGGGCTGGAGACCCTGCAGGGCACCGACGCCATGCTCGACTTCGTGGCCCGCACGGCGCCCGGCCTGCGGCCGGACCCGGAGGGCGGCCGCGGCGTGTTGCTGAAGGCGCCGAAACCGGGGCAAGACTGGCGGGTGGACCTGCCGGCGATCGGGGCGCACACCCTGAAGGGCGCCCATGCGGCCGGGCTCGCCGGCGTGGTGGTCGAGGCCGGCGGCGTGCTGCTCCTCGGGCGCGACGAGCTGATCGCGGAGGCCGACAGGCTGGGCCTGTTCCTCTGGGGGCGGCCGGTGACGGTGACGGACCAGGCCTCCTGA
- a CDS encoding OmpH family outer membrane protein, translating into MRHRFRSAAFGALLIAAASASAAWPVLAEDRLPVVIIYQEQLLEKSLAGQEFRRKEEQRTSELVAERKRIDAEFEAEEKRLAALRPTVSREEFSKLAKAFDEKVQAAREAQDQKAAEVSREFEDNRRAFFEGLQPVLVEVMQTFGAGVMLDGRSVLLADPALDVTGDVISLMDARFRAGDGETGQPAPGPAPLESYPLPGFKVMPHDVPQREGNPLAEPAPAGPPAAPALQDGASQSPVPPR; encoded by the coding sequence GTGCGTCACCGGTTCCGCTCCGCCGCCTTTGGCGCCCTGCTGATCGCGGCGGCGTCCGCTTCGGCGGCCTGGCCGGTCCTCGCGGAGGACCGGCTGCCGGTGGTGATCATCTACCAGGAGCAGTTGCTGGAGAAGTCCCTCGCCGGGCAGGAGTTCCGCCGCAAGGAGGAGCAGCGCACCAGCGAGCTGGTGGCCGAGCGCAAGCGCATCGACGCGGAGTTCGAGGCGGAGGAAAAGCGCCTCGCTGCTCTGCGCCCCACCGTCAGCCGCGAGGAATTTTCCAAGCTCGCCAAGGCTTTCGACGAGAAGGTGCAGGCCGCGCGCGAGGCGCAGGACCAGAAGGCCGCCGAGGTGTCCAGGGAATTCGAAGACAACCGCCGCGCCTTTTTCGAGGGGTTGCAGCCGGTGCTGGTGGAGGTGATGCAGACCTTCGGCGCCGGGGTGATGCTGGACGGGCGCAGCGTGCTTCTGGCGGATCCCGCGCTCGATGTCACCGGCGACGTGATCAGCCTGATGGACGCGCGCTTCCGCGCGGGAGACGGAGAGACCGGGCAGCCGGCCCCCGGGCCCGCGCCGCTGGAGAGCTACCCGCTTCCCGGCTTCAAGGTGATGCCGCATGACGTGCCCCAGCGCGAGGGCAACCCGCTGGCGGAGCCCGCCCCCGCCGGGCCGCCGGCCGCTCCTGCACTGCAGGACGGGGCCTCTCAATCGCCCGTGCCGCCCCGGTAA
- the lpxB gene encoding lipid-A-disaccharide synthase: MGTRTIFIVAGEPSGDRLGAELMRALRRRSADEIRFEGVGGPQMEAEGLSSLFPISDIAVLGVFEILPRLRLLLRRINETARACIASGADALVTIDAPGFSLRVSPKVKAARPEIRTIHYVAPSVWAWRPNRAKLMARHTDHVLALLPFEPPYMTEVGMGCDFVGHPIAELEPPPAAEIEQFRDGFASRPILLVLLGSRRSEVARLGPIFGETVAQLAQAVPGLQVVIPAAGAVIEDVEAMVATWPVPVHLLDPRGMAPAASEARKFLAFAGADVALAASGTVVMELAAMGCPMVAGYKLNALTAFVVRRLLRVKSGNLVNLLTDSDVVPEFYQEDCTPDALAGALLPLFMRGAERAAQLAAEAEAMRAIGRGGEPPSDRAASAVLRVIGAPEAGTP; this comes from the coding sequence ATGGGCACGCGGACCATCTTCATCGTGGCGGGGGAGCCTTCGGGAGACCGGCTCGGCGCCGAGCTGATGCGCGCCCTGCGCCGGCGCTCGGCCGACGAGATCCGCTTCGAGGGGGTCGGCGGGCCGCAGATGGAGGCCGAGGGGCTGAGCTCGCTGTTCCCGATCTCCGATATCGCCGTGCTCGGGGTGTTCGAGATCCTGCCGCGGCTGCGCCTGCTCCTGCGCCGGATCAACGAGACAGCCCGGGCCTGCATCGCCAGCGGCGCGGACGCGCTGGTGACCATCGATGCGCCGGGCTTCTCGCTGCGGGTCTCGCCCAAGGTGAAGGCGGCGCGGCCGGAGATCCGGACCATCCATTACGTGGCGCCCTCGGTCTGGGCCTGGCGGCCGAACCGGGCGAAGCTGATGGCCCGCCACACCGACCACGTTCTGGCGCTGCTGCCCTTCGAGCCGCCCTACATGACGGAAGTCGGCATGGGCTGCGACTTCGTCGGCCACCCGATCGCCGAGCTGGAGCCGCCGCCGGCCGCGGAGATCGAGCAGTTCCGCGACGGGTTCGCAAGCCGGCCCATCCTGCTGGTGCTGCTGGGCAGCCGGCGCTCCGAGGTGGCCCGGCTGGGGCCGATCTTCGGCGAGACGGTGGCGCAGCTCGCGCAGGCCGTGCCGGGGTTGCAGGTGGTGATCCCGGCGGCGGGCGCGGTGATCGAGGATGTCGAGGCGATGGTGGCCACTTGGCCGGTGCCGGTGCACCTGCTGGACCCGCGCGGGATGGCGCCGGCGGCGTCCGAGGCGCGCAAGTTCCTCGCCTTCGCCGGGGCGGATGTGGCGCTGGCGGCGTCCGGCACGGTGGTGATGGAGCTCGCGGCAATGGGTTGCCCGATGGTCGCCGGCTACAAGCTCAACGCCCTCACCGCCTTCGTGGTGCGCCGGCTGCTGCGGGTGAAATCCGGTAACCTCGTGAACCTGCTTACCGACAGCGATGTGGTTCCCGAGTTCTACCAGGAGGATTGCACGCCGGACGCGCTGGCCGGGGCGCTGCTGCCGCTGTTCATGCGCGGCGCGGAACGGGCGGCCCAACTCGCCGCCGAGGCCGAGGCGATGCGGGCCATCGGCCGGGGCGGGGAGCCGCCGTCCGACCGCGCGGCCTCCGCGGTGCTGCGTGTCATCGGCGCGCCGGAGGCCGGGACGCCCTAG
- a CDS encoding YbaK/EbsC family protein, which produces MSKSVKRVRAAAEALGLDIALREMDASTRTAAEAAAACGCAVNQIVKSLIFAGGDGTLVLLLVAGGNRVDPEIASRACGTELGRADAAEVRARTGFAIGGVSPIGHLEAPRVFMDPTLLGFDTVWAAAGSPNAVFRVSPAVLAEATGAVVTPLG; this is translated from the coding sequence ATGAGCAAGAGTGTGAAGCGCGTGCGCGCCGCGGCCGAGGCGCTCGGCCTCGACATCGCGCTGCGGGAGATGGACGCCAGCACCCGCACCGCCGCCGAGGCCGCGGCGGCCTGTGGCTGCGCGGTGAACCAGATCGTGAAATCGCTGATCTTCGCCGGTGGCGACGGCACGCTGGTGCTGTTGCTGGTGGCGGGCGGAAACCGGGTGGATCCCGAGATCGCGTCGCGCGCCTGCGGCACGGAACTCGGGCGGGCCGATGCGGCGGAAGTGCGGGCACGCACCGGGTTTGCCATCGGCGGCGTGTCGCCCATCGGCCACCTGGAGGCGCCGCGGGTGTTCATGGACCCGACCCTGCTCGGCTTCGACACGGTCTGGGCCGCGGCGGGCTCGCCGAACGCGGTGTTCCGGGTCTCCCCCGCCGTTCTGGCGGAGGCGACGGGCGCGGTGGTCACCCCCCTGGGCTAG
- the fabZ gene encoding 3-hydroxyacyl-ACP dehydratase FabZ, giving the protein MAGDEDVTELGFADLETIQRMIPHRYPFLFIDAVKEIRRGVSAVGVKNVTINEPHFQGHFPAKPVMPGVLIVEAMAQTSGVLVVDTLGMADQGLLVYFMTLDKSRFRKVVVPGDQLELHVKVLRGRGKIWKFWGEAKVGGELVAEAEYSAMIITPEDARAKGAAT; this is encoded by the coding sequence ATGGCAGGCGACGAGGACGTCACGGAACTGGGCTTCGCGGATCTCGAGACCATCCAGCGGATGATCCCGCATCGCTACCCGTTCCTGTTTATCGATGCTGTGAAGGAGATCCGCCGCGGCGTGAGCGCGGTCGGCGTGAAGAACGTCACCATCAACGAGCCGCATTTCCAGGGCCATTTCCCGGCGAAGCCGGTGATGCCCGGGGTGCTGATCGTCGAGGCGATGGCGCAGACCTCCGGCGTGCTGGTGGTCGACACGCTGGGCATGGCCGACCAGGGGCTGCTGGTCTACTTCATGACCCTCGACAAGTCGCGCTTCCGCAAGGTCGTGGTGCCGGGCGACCAGCTGGAACTGCACGTGAAGGTGCTGCGCGGGCGCGGCAAGATCTGGAAGTTCTGGGGCGAGGCGAAGGTGGGCGGTGAACTGGTGGCGGAAGCCGAGTATTCCGCGATGATCATCACGCCGGAAGACGCCCGCGCGAAAGGTGCCGCCACGTGA